CCTGCATTCTCACTCGACAGCGCTCCACCTGTGCTTACGCTCAAGCTTCACTGCACTGACGACGCTCTCCTACCGATCACCGCTCATGCGGGATCCCGTAGCTTCGGGACCAGGCTTTAGCCCCCTTACATTTTCCGCGCAAGATCACATTCGGCCAGTAAGCTATTACGCACTTTTTAAAGGATGGCTGCTTCCAAGCCAACCTCCTGGCTGTTTACGCGATCTCACATCGTTTCACACTTAGCCTGGGTTTAGGGCCCTTAGCTGACGATCTGGGTTGTTTCCCTTTTGACCACGGGGCTTATCCCTCGCAGTCTCACTGCTACGCTTCACGTTCTGGTATTCGGAGTTTGATTGGGTTCAGTAAGCTGGTAGGCCCCCTAGCCCATTCAGTGCTCTACCCCCAGAACGAAACACGTAACGCTGTACCTCAATACATTTCGGAGAGAACCAGCTATCTCTGCGTTCGATTGGCATTTCACCGGACTAACCACAGTTCATCCCGAGACTTTTCAACGTCAATGAGTTCGGTCCTCCATGTTGTGTTACCAACACTTCAACCTGACCATGGCTAGATCACGCAGTTTCGGGTCTACTAGTAATGACTTGACGCCCTATTCGGACTCGGTTTCCCTCCGGCTCCGTGTCTGAGACACTTAACCTTGCCACTACTAAGTAACTCGCAGGATCATTCTGCAAAAGGTACGCCATAACACTTGAACGGATTGCTCCGCCCATGGTGCTCTGACTGTTTGCGAGTGTTGCGATTTCAGGTTCTATTTCACTCCCCTCCCGGGGTTCTTTTCACCTTTCCCTCACGGTACTGGATGCACTATCGGTGACGAATCGTATTTAGGCTTATCCGGTGGTCCGGACAGATTCACGCGGGGTTCCTCGTGCTCCGCGCTACTCGGGTACATCCTGAATTTGGTTGGTCTTTATAATACGGGGCTGTCACCCTCTATGGCCACGCTTTCCAACGCTGTTCTTCTAAACCAAGTTCAATCTTCTTTTCCAAATTCCTCAAACAAAAGGTCCTTTCCGATCTCTCGGTCCGTCCCTTCGTTTGGGGAACTTGGTGGATGCCCCACTACCCCAGCCGGTAAACCGACTGGTTTGGCCTCTTCCGCTTTCGCTCGCCGCTACTTACGGAATCTCTTCGAGTTCTTTTCCTCTGGTTACTTAGATGTTTCAGTTCACCAGGTTCCCTCCTCGCACCCTATGTATTCAGGTACGGGTAACTAGGCATGACCCTAGCTGGGTTTCCCCATTCGGACATCTGCGGATCTTCGCTCTTGTGCAGCTCCCCGCAGCTTTTCGCAGCTTACGCGTCCTTCTTCGGCAATTCGTCCCTAGGCATTCGTCGCACACTCTTAGTAGCTTAACACTGTGTGTTCATGCTTGCTTAAACTGATGCGCGTTCCTACAGTTCTATATTCAACTATCAAGGTGCTTTCGCGTCGTCGCTTTTCGGTTTCTCCGTCCAGCGGCAAAGAGAAACTATACCAGAGGGCTCTCCGGGTGTCAAGGGGGATAGGGGGATTTTCTCGAAAATCGTCGCCCTCCCCCGAGCGCCCCCGCAACCCCGCTAGTCTTCCTGCGCGAGGGGTGCAGAAACGTCCGGATCGACCGATAGTACGAATTGGAATGAACCGAAGTCGGCCCCGCTTTAGCTCAGTGATTGTCGTTGGTGCAGCCTTGCTCTGCATCGCGGGCTTTGACTGTAACGACACGGGTTCCAGGACCAAGGGCAGCGCCGCCCCCGTTTCGGCTGGCCCCCCGGTCACCGTCAAGATCATCCGAGTCCCCAAAGGCCCGATCATCAAGGGGCTCATCCACCCGAGTAAGCTCTCCCGTGCCGCGCTCAGCATTCGAAACAACACCACGCAGACGATCGCGGTCCCTGTGGATCAAGTCCATGGGCGACTGCTGCTCTACGAGGGCGGTGGTGACAGCCTCATCACCGACACGCTGAACTACGGTTCCGAGCATCAGGGTCCCGTTACTGTCGAGGACCTGGTTTTCATCCCACCCAAGAAATCCACCATCGTGACCGTTCCGCTCATCAACGTGGGCTCGGTCCTTGAGCCCGGTACCTACAGCCTCAAGGCGCAGATTCTGGGCATCGATGAGGACCAAGTTGGGGCGGAGCAATGGCGGGCGATCAAGAAGGTACTCAGGGCGCGAAACGCCCAAATCTTCCGCCGACCCCGAACCGAGTCCGCCGCAGTCAAGTGGAGCATCGTTCCCGAACGGGCCGCGGTTCGCAAGCAGTAACGCCCTAGGCGCGCGCCGGTTCAAAAATCGACAGCCCGGCCTTCTGCCAGTCGGCCAAGAACCGCTCCAAGCCCGAATCCGTTAGCGGGTGCTTGAACATCATCTCAAGGATCTTGAGCGGCAGCGTTGCGACATGAGCGCCCGCCTGTACCGCCTGGACCATGTGTAGCGGATGGCGAATGCTCGCCGCAAGGACCTGACTCTCAAACCCAAATCGCTCGACCATCTCGACGGTATCCGCGACTGCGCGCATGCCCTCATCGCTGATGTCGTCCACGCGTCCGACGAAATTGCTGATGTACGTTGCCCCGGCCTTTGCCGCAAGCAGCGCCTGACTCACCGTGAAAACCAGCGTGACGTTCGTGCGGATGTCCCGGTCCGCGAGCGTCTTGACCAACCGAACGCCGGGCTCAATGAGCGGCACCTTGACGACAATGTTCGGGTGCCAGCTCGCGATTTCAAGCGCTTCCTTGAGCATCGTTTCGTAATCGGTCGCCACGACTTCGGCGCTGATGTCACCCTCTGGAAGGAGCTCGCACATGGCGAGGACGGTCTCTCGGAACCGCTTGCCCGACTTTGCGATGAGTGTTGGATTAGTCGTGACTCCGTCTAGCACCCCCCATTCCGCTGCGCGCTTCACTTCATCCAGTTCGCCGGTATCTACAAAGAGTTTCATCGCCCATGATTGTATCCTCTCTCGCCGGGTAAACCTCTCGACGATGCTCGGCGACCCTTCTCACCATATCAGTCCCGTCTGGGGTTGCCGTTGACAGTTGACTTGGGGACGATCGCAGCGTGTATCACCGGCGCACAGCGCGCGGCGGTCGCGATTGTCCGCGTGTCGGGGCCACAGGCGTTCTCAGTGGCTCGGCAAGTGTTCCAGCCGCTCGCAGATCCCATCGTCCCTCGACACGCTTACTATGGGCGCTTTTCGCACGGGGACGATGGGCTGCTTATCGCCTTTGAACCCGGGCACAGTTACACCGGCGAAGCCACCATCGAGTGCAACATCCACGGCTCACCTGCGAGCGTGCGCGCTCTGCTAGCGGCGTGTTTTCGCGCTGGTTGCCGGCCCGCAGAGCCCGGAGAATTCACCCGGCGAGCTTTCATGAACGGCCGCATCGATCTTACGCAAGCCGAGTCTGTGCGCGACACGATCGAGGCGCTCACCGAAACGCAACTTCGAGCTGCCCAAAGGACTCGCGACGGGCATCTGCACAAGCAACTTCGGCACATCGTGGATCGACTCTACGGGGTGCTCGCCGCCGTCGAGGCCACGACCGACTTCGCCGAAGAGATTGGCGATCTGGATACAGACGCTTCCCTCGCCGTGCTCACCGAGACGCTGCAAGCGCTCGCCGCCCTGGAGGCAACCGCCGACCGCGGACGCGTGCTTCGCGACGGATTCCGGGTCGTGATTCTAGGCAAGCCCAATGCTGGCAAGTCTTCGCTCCTGAACGCCCTGCTTGGCATTGACCGTGCAATCGTGACCCCGACGGCTGGGACCACCCGCGACACCGTAGAGGAGTTGGTCGAGCTTGGATCGGTTCCCGTCAGACTTGTGGACACCGCAGGGCTCCGAGATTCCGACGACGAGGTCGAGCGCCTCGGCGTTGAGCGCTCCCGCCGGGAGGCGGAAGCCGCCGACCTGGTCATCGACCTCAAAGCAGCGGATGACCGTGGCGAATGGATGCATGGAGCCAAAGACGCCCGGGTGTTGCGCGTCATCTCCAAGGCCGACTTGCTCAAGCATCCGGCCGTCGAGCTCGCAACGAGCGCGGTCACCGGAACAGGAATCGCCGAACTCACCGAGGAGATCGTCCGACGAGCAAATCTCCAAGAAGTCGAGGCAGAGATTTTCATCCAAGCCCGGCACGTTCCCTACCTAACCCAAGCGATGGCTTCGACCCACACGGCGATCGAAACCTTGGAACGCGACCTGCCAACCGACCTAGTGTCCACCTGCTTGCGCGATGCCA
The sequence above is drawn from the Chthonomonas sp. genome and encodes:
- the fsa gene encoding fructose-6-phosphate aldolase, producing the protein MKLFVDTGELDEVKRAAEWGVLDGVTTNPTLIAKSGKRFRETVLAMCELLPEGDISAEVVATDYETMLKEALEIASWHPNIVVKVPLIEPGVRLVKTLADRDIRTNVTLVFTVSQALLAAKAGATYISNFVGRVDDISDEGMRAVADTVEMVERFGFESQVLAASIRHPLHMVQAVQAGAHVATLPLKILEMMFKHPLTDSGLERFLADWQKAGLSIFEPARA
- the mnmE gene encoding tRNA uridine-5-carboxymethylaminomethyl(34) synthesis GTPase MnmE — protein: MTVDLGTIAACITGAQRAAVAIVRVSGPQAFSVARQVFQPLADPIVPRHAYYGRFSHGDDGLLIAFEPGHSYTGEATIECNIHGSPASVRALLAACFRAGCRPAEPGEFTRRAFMNGRIDLTQAESVRDTIEALTETQLRAAQRTRDGHLHKQLRHIVDRLYGVLAAVEATTDFAEEIGDLDTDASLAVLTETLQALAALEATADRGRVLRDGFRVVILGKPNAGKSSLLNALLGIDRAIVTPTAGTTRDTVEELVELGSVPVRLVDTAGLRDSDDEVERLGVERSRREAEAADLVIDLKAADDRGEWMHGAKDARVLRVISKADLLKHPAVELATSAVTGTGIAELTEEIVRRANLQEVEAEIFIQARHVPYLTQAMASTHTAIETLERDLPTDLVSTCLRDAIHQIGIVTGETSTVDMVDRIFADFCIGK